In the Brassica napus cultivar Da-Ae chromosome A7, Da-Ae, whole genome shotgun sequence genome, one interval contains:
- the LOC106421670 gene encoding O-fucosyltransferase 16-like isoform X1, whose translation MSFQRRRYPYYNRLRRLLPLVFAVSLSLLVLFAFLSFLAPHPGDSDRLPPRVRHTSQINIGGGSDSIKSAAFRVPRDGGRPDRDVWRSRNAEFFYGCSNASTKFPNAKAVTRNDRYLAIATSGGLNQQRTGIVDAVVAARILNATLVVPKLDQKSYWKDASDFSHIFDVDWFVSFLSEDVRIIKQLPQKGGRPWSPSRMRVPRKCNERCYINRVLPVLHKRHAVQLNKFDYRLSNKLSDELQKLRCRVNYHALKFTDPILKMGNELVRRMRLRSKHFIALHLRFEPDMLAFSGCYYGGGDKERRELAAIRRRWKTLHINNPEKQRRQGRCPLTPEEVGLMLRALGYGSDVHIYVASGEVYGGEESLAPLKALFPHFYSKDTIATKEELEPFASYSSRMAALDFLVCDESDVFVTNNNGNMAKILAGRRRYFGHKPTVRPNAKKLYRLFLNKENTTWEEFTSRVRSFQRGFMGEPKEVRAGRGEFHENPSTCICEDTEAKAKAQIESRKLGKKNKSTNKDAAAAVTVPNDVQSEEDEPDWSEPDYEEEQSDLQDRGLYNGTSLDYDDPSSTSDEPELEEMLSD comes from the exons ATGAGTTTCCAGCGGCGGCGCTACCCTTACTACAACCGTCTCCGCCGCCTCCTCCCTCTCGTCTTCGCCGTCTCCTTATCTCTCCTCGTCCTCTTCGCCTTCCTCTCCTTCCTCGCTCCCCATCCTGGAGATTCCGATCGCCTCCCACCTCGCGTTCGCCACACATct CAGATCAACATCGGAGGTGGCAGTGATTCGATCAAATCAGCAGCTTTCCGAGTTCCG AGAGATGGAGGCAGACCAGATCGTGATGTCTGGCGTTCCCGAAACGCTGAGTTCTTCTACGGTTGCAGCAATGCTAGCACCAAGTTCCCAA ATGCGAAAGCAGTTACGAGAAATGATCGATACTTGGCAATCGCCACCAGTGGTGGCTTGAACCAGCAACGAACTGGA ATTGTAGATGCAGTTGTTGCGGCAAGGATTCTAAACGCTACTCTTGTCGTTCCCAAGTTAGACCAGAAGTCTTACTGGAAGGATGCCAG TGACTTCTCGCATATCTTTGATGTTGATTGGTTTGTATCGTTTCTGTCTGAAGACGTTAGAATTATAAAGCAGCTTCCGCAGAAAGGAGGGAGACCATGGAGTCCAAGTAGAATGCGTGTCCCACGGAAATGTAACGAGAGATGCTATATTAACCGGGTTTTACCTGTTCTTCACAAAAGGCAT GCAGTTCAACTGAACAAGTTTGATTATAGACTTTCAAACAAGTTGAGCGATGAGTTGCAAAAGCTAAGATGTAGAGTAAATTACCATGCTCTAAAGTTCACTGATCCGATACTTAAAATGGGAAATGAATTGGTCCGGCGCATGCGACTGAGGAGCAAACACTTCATTGCTTTACATCTAAG GTTTGAGCCTGACATGCTTGCGTTCTCTGGATGCTATTACGGTGGTGGTGATAAAGAAAGGAGAGAACTTGCAGCAATCAGAAGAAGATGGAAAACATTACAT ATTAACAATCCAGAGAAACAAAGACGACAAGGAAGGTGTCCCCTCACTCCAGAAGAAGTCGGACTAATGCTCAGAGCTTTGGGATACGGCAGTGATGTTCATATATACGTCGCGTCTGGTGAAGTATACGGAGGAGAAGAGTCTTTGGCTCCTCTGAAAGCACTCTTTCCTCACTTCTATTCGAAAGACACTATAGCTACAAAGGAAGAGCTAGAGCCTTTTGCTTCATACTCTTCGAGAATGGCTGCGCTAGACTTCCTCGTGTGTGATGAGAGTGATGTGTTCGTAACCAACAACAATGGCAATATGGCTAAAATATTGGCTGGGAGGAG GAGATACTTTGGACATAAGCCCACGGTTAGGCCAAATGCAAAGAAGCTTTACAGGTTGTTCCTGAACAAAGAGAACACGACTTGGGAGGAGTTTACCTCTAGAGTCCGTTCGTTCCAGAGAGGGTTCATGGGAGAGCCAAAGGAAGTAAGAGCTGGTAGAGGTGAGTTTCACGAGAACCCTTCCACGTGCATATGCGAAGACACAGAGGCTAAGGCAAAGGCGCAAATAGAATCTAGAAAGCttggaaagaaaaacaaatctacaAATAAAGACGCAGCAGCAGCAGTGACAGTACCTAACGATGTTCAAAGTGAAGAGGATGAGCCGGATTGGTCAGAGCCAGACTATGAGGAAGAGCAAAGTGATCTTCAAGACAGAGGATTGTACAATGGGACGAGTTTGGACTACGATGATCCATCATCTACCTCTGATGAGCCAGAGCTTGAAGAAATGCTATCAGACTAG
- the LOC106421670 gene encoding O-fucosyltransferase 16-like isoform X2: MSFQRRRYPYYNRLRRLLPLVFAVSLSLLVLFAFLSFLAPHPGDSDRLPPRVRHTSINIGGGSDSIKSAAFRVPRDGGRPDRDVWRSRNAEFFYGCSNASTKFPNAKAVTRNDRYLAIATSGGLNQQRTGIVDAVVAARILNATLVVPKLDQKSYWKDASDFSHIFDVDWFVSFLSEDVRIIKQLPQKGGRPWSPSRMRVPRKCNERCYINRVLPVLHKRHAVQLNKFDYRLSNKLSDELQKLRCRVNYHALKFTDPILKMGNELVRRMRLRSKHFIALHLRFEPDMLAFSGCYYGGGDKERRELAAIRRRWKTLHINNPEKQRRQGRCPLTPEEVGLMLRALGYGSDVHIYVASGEVYGGEESLAPLKALFPHFYSKDTIATKEELEPFASYSSRMAALDFLVCDESDVFVTNNNGNMAKILAGRRRYFGHKPTVRPNAKKLYRLFLNKENTTWEEFTSRVRSFQRGFMGEPKEVRAGRGEFHENPSTCICEDTEAKAKAQIESRKLGKKNKSTNKDAAAAVTVPNDVQSEEDEPDWSEPDYEEEQSDLQDRGLYNGTSLDYDDPSSTSDEPELEEMLSD; encoded by the exons ATGAGTTTCCAGCGGCGGCGCTACCCTTACTACAACCGTCTCCGCCGCCTCCTCCCTCTCGTCTTCGCCGTCTCCTTATCTCTCCTCGTCCTCTTCGCCTTCCTCTCCTTCCTCGCTCCCCATCCTGGAGATTCCGATCGCCTCCCACCTCGCGTTCGCCACACATct ATCAACATCGGAGGTGGCAGTGATTCGATCAAATCAGCAGCTTTCCGAGTTCCG AGAGATGGAGGCAGACCAGATCGTGATGTCTGGCGTTCCCGAAACGCTGAGTTCTTCTACGGTTGCAGCAATGCTAGCACCAAGTTCCCAA ATGCGAAAGCAGTTACGAGAAATGATCGATACTTGGCAATCGCCACCAGTGGTGGCTTGAACCAGCAACGAACTGGA ATTGTAGATGCAGTTGTTGCGGCAAGGATTCTAAACGCTACTCTTGTCGTTCCCAAGTTAGACCAGAAGTCTTACTGGAAGGATGCCAG TGACTTCTCGCATATCTTTGATGTTGATTGGTTTGTATCGTTTCTGTCTGAAGACGTTAGAATTATAAAGCAGCTTCCGCAGAAAGGAGGGAGACCATGGAGTCCAAGTAGAATGCGTGTCCCACGGAAATGTAACGAGAGATGCTATATTAACCGGGTTTTACCTGTTCTTCACAAAAGGCAT GCAGTTCAACTGAACAAGTTTGATTATAGACTTTCAAACAAGTTGAGCGATGAGTTGCAAAAGCTAAGATGTAGAGTAAATTACCATGCTCTAAAGTTCACTGATCCGATACTTAAAATGGGAAATGAATTGGTCCGGCGCATGCGACTGAGGAGCAAACACTTCATTGCTTTACATCTAAG GTTTGAGCCTGACATGCTTGCGTTCTCTGGATGCTATTACGGTGGTGGTGATAAAGAAAGGAGAGAACTTGCAGCAATCAGAAGAAGATGGAAAACATTACAT ATTAACAATCCAGAGAAACAAAGACGACAAGGAAGGTGTCCCCTCACTCCAGAAGAAGTCGGACTAATGCTCAGAGCTTTGGGATACGGCAGTGATGTTCATATATACGTCGCGTCTGGTGAAGTATACGGAGGAGAAGAGTCTTTGGCTCCTCTGAAAGCACTCTTTCCTCACTTCTATTCGAAAGACACTATAGCTACAAAGGAAGAGCTAGAGCCTTTTGCTTCATACTCTTCGAGAATGGCTGCGCTAGACTTCCTCGTGTGTGATGAGAGTGATGTGTTCGTAACCAACAACAATGGCAATATGGCTAAAATATTGGCTGGGAGGAG GAGATACTTTGGACATAAGCCCACGGTTAGGCCAAATGCAAAGAAGCTTTACAGGTTGTTCCTGAACAAAGAGAACACGACTTGGGAGGAGTTTACCTCTAGAGTCCGTTCGTTCCAGAGAGGGTTCATGGGAGAGCCAAAGGAAGTAAGAGCTGGTAGAGGTGAGTTTCACGAGAACCCTTCCACGTGCATATGCGAAGACACAGAGGCTAAGGCAAAGGCGCAAATAGAATCTAGAAAGCttggaaagaaaaacaaatctacaAATAAAGACGCAGCAGCAGCAGTGACAGTACCTAACGATGTTCAAAGTGAAGAGGATGAGCCGGATTGGTCAGAGCCAGACTATGAGGAAGAGCAAAGTGATCTTCAAGACAGAGGATTGTACAATGGGACGAGTTTGGACTACGATGATCCATCATCTACCTCTGATGAGCCAGAGCTTGAAGAAATGCTATCAGACTAG